Proteins from one Anastrepha obliqua isolate idAnaObli1 chromosome 2, idAnaObli1_1.0, whole genome shotgun sequence genomic window:
- the LOC129237244 gene encoding trypsin, with protein MHRTESLQSLAKIFILAFLCSEMHSSFTQSNAAEHPFNNYPSSINGSETLLEHARHQASIRLAIQDYIFGEGHICGGAIIAPSVVLTVAQCVHNYQTQTARHPAELKVVMGTLNRYQRDEHTLVYGVTHVHQPKTFNARTLRDNIAIIMLERDIPPAHPTVQAASLSWKTFRSGEVGENLSDAMKQQTYEVTSWFATEKQIPYTQLMSLNATQLSDAPCVDKFGSLYGPDMVCMGYQHLLKEAACEQDAGAPLVQNNQLLALTAIQSVDCKRSLQPTAFVDVAHHSKWISEQIGEGTNCNSSIWGTLAFLIFTVWTARRTKWFKFFP; from the exons ATGCATCGAACGGAAAGCTTACAAAGCCTTGCCAAAATCTTCATTTTGGCATTTCTGTGCAGTGAAATGCATTCAA GCTTCACACAATCCAATGCCGCCGAACATCCATTCAATAACTACCCCAGCAGCATAAATGGCAGCGAGACATTGTTGGAGCATGCGCGTCATCAGGCTTCCATACGTTTGGCCATCCAGGATTACATTTTCGGTGAGGGACACATATGTGGTGGCGCGATAATAGCCCCCTCCGTTGTGCTGACCGTCGCACAGTGTGTGCATAA TTACCAGACCCAGACGGCGCGTCACCCGGCTGAACTGAAAGTGGTTATGGGCACACTGAATCGTTATCAACGCGACGAACACACGCTAGTCTATGGAGTGACTCACGTCCATCAGCCGAAAACTTTCAATGCACGCACTTTACGCGATAACATAGCGATCATAATGTTGGAGCGGGATATTCCACCCGCGCATCCCACTGTGCAGGCGGCCAGTTTGAGTTGGAAGACGTTCCGCAGCGGTGAAGTGGGAGAAAATCTGAGCGACGCAATGAAGCAGCAAACGTATGAGGTGACCAGCTGGTTCGCTACAGAGAAG CAAATTCCCTATACCCAGCTCATGTCGCTGAATGCTACACAGTTGAGTGACGCGCCATGTGTGGATAAGTTTGGCTCCCTCTACGGACCGGATATGGTGTGCATGGGCTATCAACATCTACTAAAAGAAGCTGCTTGTGAGCAAGACGCTGGTGCACCTTTGGTCCAAAACAATCAGCTGCTGGCGCTCACCGCAATTCAGAGCGTCGACTGCAAACGGAGTCTACAACCAACTGCTTTCGTCGATGTCGCTCACCACAGCAAGTGGATCTCGGAGCAAATAGGCGAAGGCACAAATTGTAATAGTTCCATATGGGGTACATTGGCTTTCTTAATCTTCACAGTTTGGACGGCGCGGCGTACGAAATGGTTCAAATTTTTTCCTTGA